The genomic segment AGTGTCGTGCTCGTCGCGGCGTCGTGGATCGCCGTCACCGCGGCGGACCACGACCATCCGCTCGAGCTCGAGGACGAGGCTGCCGCCCGCCTCGCCGAGCAGGAGGCTCTCGTGCTGGCGGCCCGTGTGCAGCTGCGCCGGGCGCGCGATGCCTACGACACCGCGCCCTGGTACCGTCGCGCGCGCGCCGCCCGGGTCGTCCAGCGCGCACAGCGGGAACTCGCGGAGGCGCTCGAGGATGCCGAGACGGAGGATGTCTCCGGCTCTCGTTAGGCTGGATGCATGCCTCACCTGCGTATCGCCTCGGTCAACGTCAACGGGATCCGAGCGGCCGCTCGCAACGGTATGAGCACGTGGCTGGACTCGGCCGATGTCGACATCCTCACCCTGCAGGAGGTGCGCGGCCAGGACGAGCACCTCGAAGCCGCCCTGCCCGGGTGGTCGATCATCCACGATGAGAGCAGCGCGAAGGGCCGCGCGGGCGTGGCGATCGCCTCGCGCACTCCCGCTCTGGCCGCGCGCACCGCGTTCGGCGCCGACGACTTCGACTCCGCAGGGCGCTGGATCGAGGGCGACTTCCTCCTCGGCGACCGACCGCTCACCGTCGTCAGCGCCTACGTGCACTCCGGCGAGGCCGACACGCCCAAGCAGGAAGAGAAGTGGAAGTTCCTCGAGGCGTTCGGCTCCCGTCTCGGAGCCCTCGGGCAGGATGACGCACTCGCCCTCGTCACCGGCGACCTCAACGTCGGCCATCGCGAGCTCGACATCAAGAACTGGCGAGGGAACCGCAAGAAGGCGGGCTTCCTCCCCCGCGAGCGCGCATACTTCGACCGTTTCCTCGGCGAGGCCGGTGCCGAGGTCACGGGCGTCGACGGCTCCGTCGGTACCGGACTCGGCTGGGTCGACGTCGGGCGCCGCTTCCACGGTGAAGTCGACGGACCGTACACCTGGTGGTCCATGCGCGGGCAGGCGTTCGACAACGACTCCGGATGGCGGATCGACTACCACCTGGCGACGCCCGCGCTTGCGGAACGTGTGCAGGCCTACAGCGTCGCTCGCGCGGCGACGTACGCCGAACGCTGGAGCGACCACGCTCCGGTGATCGTCGACTACTCCTTCTGACCGGACGGGCGGTCCGGCTCAGCGCGAGGCTCGTACCGGAACCAACCGCGATACTCCATCACCGTCCCGAACAACGGGCTGCGCATGACCGCCGCGATCGTTCGACGCTCATGCACGGGGTCGTAGCCGTTCTCGACGACACCGTCGATCCCCAGCAGCCGCGGCAGACGGATGACCCGGCCGAGGAGTCGGACGCGGCTCGCCCGTGTCGTCAGTCGCAACGCCCCCTGCGTCGTCACCGTGACGTCGAGCAGCACCTCGATCCGACCGAGATCACCGACCGTGTTGACGAGGGTCCCCGGTTCCCTACCGATGTGCAGCACATCGTCGAACCGCTCCTCGCCGCCGCGGAATCGGAAGGTGCGCGTCGCGACCAGGGCCCGCGCGCCGTTCGCTCCGATCGTGGCTCGTTCGACGAGCTCGAACGGCACATCGTGCTCACGGCGGGGCACCAGCAGCCCTGGTCCGACCAGCGGCCGCGCGAGATGCAGCATCCATCGCCAGGGGCTGCCGGCGATCTCGAACACCCCGGTGCCGACCCCGATCATGCCCTCCGGCGGTCCGGCGACGTACTCCCGTACCTCCGGGGCGAGGCTGTCCGCATGCGCGCCGAGCGCGGCGAGGAAGACGGACCGGCGGGCGGTCACTCCCGCCGCTCCTCGCGGTACGGCTTGACGGTCTCCGGAATGTCGGATGCCGGCGGATAGGTGCAGGTGAATTCGCCGCGGTAGCCGAACAGCCGCCCGAACCATCTGTTGCGCACTTCGAGATCGATCACGAAGCATCCTCGGTCGTCGTCGTAGCGCTCGGTGAGGTCCGCGCGGCCGCTGAGCAGCATGGGGAATCGGAACGCCAGCGGGCCCTCGTAGAAGCGCTGCCCGTGCGACCTCAGACGCAGGGCGCCCTCCCGCGTCACGGAGAGCTCGAGGTCGACGGCGAGATGCTGATGACTGCCCAGATAATCGACGATCCCGCCGCGCTGCGCGCTGTGGATCATGGTGGCGTCGAAGCGCCTCCTGCGTCGCGGCGAGACCTGCATCGTACGGACGAACGTCACGGTCTCGCGCCCGTACCCGTCGATGTACGGATGGTTGTCGATGCGGAACGGCACATCCCGCGCCCTCTCCGGGAACATGATGTTGCGCAAGGTGCCGAAGCGGAGGAAGGGCACGGTCCACCACGCGCCGCGTCGGAGCTCGGTCATCACGCCGCGGCCGATGCAGCCGTACCCCGCGGCGACGCCGACGCCGAACCGGCGCTGCAGCTGCGGATGCAGGCGGGCGAAGTCGTCGCCGAGCGCACGCACGAAGATGCCATCGCCCGCCGTCATCGCGCGATCTCCGCCAGCGTTGCCGGGGCATCGTCCATGACCGTCGCCCGTTCACGCGACGCGGGCCGCGCGAGACAGTTGCGCGCACGGGGACGGCCGCGGCGCCCGCGACGCAGCGAGCGCCACCACGTGGTCTCCTCCGGCAGGATGCCGGACTCCGCCCAGAGCCGCAGTCGATCGAAGCTGCGCGCCGTGAGCCACCAGACGAAGGGGCGGATCAGCAGCGGGTCGAGCACCCGTCCGAGGATCCCCCACCCTGGCGCGTAGTCGTACCCGGTGAGGAAGCGCACGCCGTCCTCCGTCGGGATGTAACGCCAGTAGCCGCGCCCTGCACCCAGCGGCGAGAGCGGGTCGTCGCTGTCGAACACGAGCGCCGAGGTGCGCTCACCGCCGCGCGCTGTACGCGTCCCCTTCGAGACCCCGGTGCCGCGGATCGTGTGCAGCCCCAGGTCGAGCTCGTACCGGAACTCCTCTGCTCCGTCGTCACGCACCCGCGTGGGCACGATCGCCGTGAAGCGGGCATCCCACCGCGCGTGTGCGACGGGGTCCTGCGTCAACTGCCAGACCCGATCGAGCGGGGCACGGACGAGGATCTCGACGTAGAGCGGCGCAGCGGCGCCCCTGCGGCGGGTGCGGAAGGCCGAGGACACGGCCCCAGCGTAGGCCATCGGTCACGATGGGGTGGCACGGACCCGCATCGCCCGGCGCATAGAATCGATGGGTGACCAAGCCTCGCCTCTACTCCGGAATGCAGCCATCCGCCGACTCGCTTCAGATCGGCAACTACATCGGCGCGCTTCTGCAGTGGCGCGATCTGCAGGGGTCCTATGACGCGTTCTTCTCGGTCGTCGACCTCCACGCGCTCACGGTCGCGCAGGACCCTGCTGCGCTCCGCGAGAAGACCCGCCGGACTGCGGCGCAGTACATCGCGGCGGGCATCGAACCGTCCCAGTCCACGCTGTACGTGCAGTCGCACGTCCGCGCGCACGCGGAGCTGGCGTGGATCCTCTCGACCATCACCGGATTCGGTGAGGCGGGTCGGATGACGCAGTTCAAGGACAAGTCCGCCCGCTACGGCCAGGACGCGACCAGCGTCGGCCTGTTCACCTACCCGGTCCTCATGGCCGCGGACATCCTGCTCTACCAGACCGATGTCGTCCCCGTCGGCGACGACCAGAAGCAGCACGTCGAACTCACCCGCGACCTCGCCGAGCGGTTCAACTCCCGTTTCGGAGAGGCCTTCGTGGTGCCGATGCCGGTGATCCAGAAGGAGACCGCTCGCATCTACGACCTGCAGAACCCGACATCGAAGATGTCGAAGTCCGCGGAGAGCGACGCCGGCGTGTTGTGGATGCTCGACGACCCCGCGAAGTCGGCGAAGAAGATCATGCGGGCCGTCACGGACAACGAGGGCTCGGTCCGGTTCGATCGCGAGAACAAGCCGGGGGTGTCGAATCTGCTGACGATCTACGCCGCCCTCACCGGACGCCAGATCGCCGCCATCGAGGACGAGTACGCCGGCCGCGGTTACGGGGACTTCAAGAAGGGACTCGCCGAGGTCGTCGTCTCCGAGTTCGAGCCGGTGCGCACCCGTGCCCTCGAGCTCCTCGACGATCCTGCCGAGCTCGATCGCATCCTCGCCGCGAACGCCGAGCGCGCCGATGCGGTCGCCGACGCGACCCTCGCCGACGTCTACGACAAGGTCGGCCTGCTGCGCCGCGTCTGAGCACCCTCACCCACACCACCCATAGGATGGGTGCGTGACCGAGCCGCAGTTCCCCCCGCCCCCTCCGTACGGTGCCGTACCGCCGGTTCCTCCGGCGCAGGGCGGCGAGGCCGCGCCGGCGTACCAGAGCCGTCCGCCGGTGCCGGGTCCGCAGTACTACGCGAATCCTCCGGGGGCATACGCCGCCCCTGTGGGCGGTTACAGCGCACCGTCCGGCGCCTACCAGCTCACGGCTCCCGCCCCGAAGCGAGGGCGCGTGCTCGGGGTCGTGGCGTTCGTGCTCGCGATCGTCGCAGCTGTCGTCGCCCCGATCGTCGGTGGGGCGGCCGGGTACTCGATCGGCTTCGAGCTCCCCTCAGTGATGGAGCGGCTCGACGCCTCGACGTCCGACCTGTCGTTCCTGTCCCCCGTGCGCGACCAGGTGCTCATGGGCGAGATCTCGTTCTGGCTCGGCACGCTCGCAGGCATCGCGGCGATCGTCCTGGGGATCATGGCCATCGTGAAGCGGGCCGGGCGCGCCTTCGGCATCACGGGACTCGTGATCGCCGTCGTCGGCCCCATCATCTTCTTCATCGTGCTCGGGGTGTCGCTCACGCTCGGCGCGGCGGACGGGTCCGGCTCGATCTGACGGCCACGGCCTCCCCGTAGCGGTCAGCGCGGCGCGAAGACCGCTCCTGCGCCCCCGGCGGTCAGCGCGGCGCGTGATGCTTCTGCTGCGCGGCGAGCAGACCCTCACCGACGAGGAGCTCCACGGCATCCGCCGCGTCGGAGACGAGCACGGGCAGGGTGTCGCGTTCGTCCTTGCCGAACGGGGACAGCACCCAGTCGGCCGGGTCCTGTCGTCCGGACGGCCGACCGACGCCGACGCGCACGCGCGGGAAGTCGGGGGTGCCGAGCGCGCGTGCGACATCCCGCACTCCGTTGTGTCCCCCGTGTCCCCCACCGGTCTTGAGCCGCAGCGTGTCGAAGGGGATGTCGAGCTCATCGTGGACGATGACGGTCCGCTCCGGGGTAACCGAGTAGAAGCGCGCGAGAGCGGCGACAGGAGTGCCGGAGACGTTCATGAAGGAGTTGGGCTTCGCGAGGACGAGCTTGTCGCTCCCCGGCCGCAGCCATGTCTCGACGACGCGTGCACCGGCCCTGTGCTCACGGAAGGTCTCCCCGCGGCGCCGCGCCAGCTCGTCCGTCACCATCTGCCCGATGTTGTGACGCGTCGGCGCGTAGCGGGGCCCCGGGTTGCCGAGCCCCACGATCAGCCAGGTGTCGACCATGCGCTTCTCCCCTCGCGGTCTTCGGATACGACGGAGGGGACGCGATCTGCTCGCGTCCCCTCCGTCGATACCGTGTGATTACTCTGCGGCGGCCTCATCGGCAGCTGCGGTCTCGCCCTCAGCGGCGTCGGCGGCCTCTTCGCCCTCGGCCTCGACCTCAGCGGCCGGGACGGAGACGGCGATGAGCAGCAGCTCGGGGTCGTCGATGAGCGTCGCGCCCTTGGGCAGCGTGACGTCGGCGGCAGTGATGTGCGCGCCCTCTTCGAGACCCTCGACGGAGACCTCGACGTGCTCGGGGATGTGCGTCGCCTCGACCTCGAGCTTGATGGTGGAGACCTCGACCGTGACGATGGTTCCGGAGAACGACTCGCCGGTGGTGACGACGGGGACCTCGACCTGGACCTTCTCGCCCTTGCGGACGACGAGCAGGTCGATGTGCTCGATGATCTGGCGCACGGGGTCCTTCTGGACGTCCTTGACCAGCGCGAGGTGGTCCTTGCCGTCGACCTCGAGCTCCAGCAGCGCGTTGGCGCGACGGATGATCAGCGAGACCTGGTGACCGGGCAGCGCGACGTGGACGGGGTCGGTGCCGTGACCGTAGATGACGGCGGGGATCTTGCCGGCAGCGCGCAGGCGGCGGGCGAAGCCCTTGCCGAACTGCTCGCGGACCTCTGCGTGGACCTTGGTGTCCTCAGACATGAATTCTCCTTCGGGGCACACGGCGAACTGCTCGCCGCGCGGTGGTCTTGTGATCGGCTTCCCGACGCAGACGTGCGAAAAAGCCACGGGGCTGAATTCGCCGCGTCGATCACGGATGCCGCGCACGCGAAGCATCCCTCGCCGAGGAACTCCTCCATCGTACCCGATGACCCGATAGGCTGAAACTCAGCTCTTCCCCTCGCAGAAATCGGAGTCCGGCATGATCGACGGCGCTTTCCTCTCGCACGCCATCCTCTGGCTCATCGGCGGCATGACCGTGTGCGCCACGGTGTTCACCATCGGCGCGCTGTTCTCGATGGGACGCACCGCCTACCGCAAGGACTGATCTCTCCGCGACGACAGGGCCCCGGCGTTCGCGGGGACTCAGGCGGTCCGGCGAGAAGCCGGAAGCGTCGTGCGCGCGACATCCGCGATGTGCGCCACGGCCTCCCCCACCTCCGCGGATCCGTCGATCTGCACGCCGCACTCGTCCGGGTGCAACGATTCGAGTGTCTCGAGTTGCGAGTCCAGCAATGAAGTCGGCATGAAGTGCGCCCTCGTTCGCATTCGCTCCTCCAGGACAGTGCGGTCGATCGCCAGCTCGGCGAACAAGACGTCCGGCGCCTCCGCCCGGATCAGGTCGCGGTACCGACGCCGCAGCGCGGAGCATGCGATGACCATGTGATCCGATTCGCCGAGCGTCATGCCGACGAGGCGGAGCCACGGGTGACGATCATCATCGTCCAGGGGGATGCCTGCGCTCATCTTGGCGACGTTGGCCGGCGGGTGCAGATCATCACCGTCGACGAACCGCGCTCCTGTCGCGTCGGCGAGCGCTTGTCCGACCGTGGACTTCCCGGAGCCGCTCGGGCCCATCACGACGATGCGCATTCATTCTCCGGTCGTGAAATCGAGCAGCACCTTGCACGACAGGGCGGGGTCGCCCGCGAGCGCGAACGCATCGCGCGCGTCCGTCGCGGGCCGCACATGGCTGATGATGCCATCGACGTTCAGGGATCCGTCGCCCAGCGCGTCGATGACCTCATCCAGTTCGTCGCCGAACCGGAAGGAGCCGAGCAGGCTGAGCTCCCGGCTGATGGCCGTGGCGATCGGCGTCGGCACCTCCCCCGCACGCTGCAGCCCCAGCAGGACGACCGTTCCACCGCGCGCGGCCGCAGAGACGGCGGCCCAGAGACCGGGAACGGTCCCGCTGGACTCGACGACGACGTCGGCGTGCAGAGCGGCGATGGCCGCATCGTCGCGCGCGTCGAGCACATCGGCGCCGCGCGCACGTGCGAGCGCGAGCGCAGCGGGCTCAAGGTCGGTGAGCGTGATCCGTGACGCACCGTCGCGCGCAGCGACCGCGGCGACCAACTGTCCGATGGGGCCGGCACCGATCACCGCGACAGAGCGACCGCGGACATCTCCCGCTCGCCGCACGGCCCGCCAGGCGACGGCGGCGGGCTCGGCGAGAGCAGCGGTGCGCAGATCGAGAGAGGCCGCGACGGGGCGGAGCATGCGCGTGGGCAGGGCGACGCGACGAGCGAACGCGCCCTGGGTGTGCGGAAGGTGCATCGCGGAGCCGAGGTACGTCGACGCCGGCGCGAGGTTCGGTCGATCGTGCGGCCACGGGGTGACCCCGTCCCCTGCCGGCGTGAGCGGGTGGACGACGACTGCAGTCCCCACGGCGGGGCCCGATCCGTCGGCGGCAGCCTCGGACACGACGCCGGAGACCTCATGGCCGAGGACCATGGGCTCGCGCAGCAC from the Microbacterium ginsengiterrae genome contains:
- a CDS encoding SRPBCC family protein gives rise to the protein MSSAFRTRRRGAAAPLYVEILVRAPLDRVWQLTQDPVAHARWDARFTAIVPTRVRDDGAEEFRYELDLGLHTIRGTGVSKGTRTARGGERTSALVFDSDDPLSPLGAGRGYWRYIPTEDGVRFLTGYDYAPGWGILGRVLDPLLIRPFVWWLTARSFDRLRLWAESGILPEETTWWRSLRRGRRGRPRARNCLARPASRERATVMDDAPATLAEIAR
- a CDS encoding exodeoxyribonuclease III, which codes for MPHLRIASVNVNGIRAAARNGMSTWLDSADVDILTLQEVRGQDEHLEAALPGWSIIHDESSAKGRAGVAIASRTPALAARTAFGADDFDSAGRWIEGDFLLGDRPLTVVSAYVHSGEADTPKQEEKWKFLEAFGSRLGALGQDDALALVTGDLNVGHRELDIKNWRGNRKKAGFLPRERAYFDRFLGEAGAEVTGVDGSVGTGLGWVDVGRRFHGEVDGPYTWWSMRGQAFDNDSGWRIDYHLATPALAERVQAYSVARAATYAERWSDHAPVIVDYSF
- a CDS encoding zinc-binding dehydrogenase, coding for MDNLAIVAHAAGDLRIEDVGPVSPGADEAVVSIAYGGICGSDLHYWRHGAAGASVLREPMVLGHEVSGVVSEAAADGSGPAVGTAVVVHPLTPAGDGVTPWPHDRPNLAPASTYLGSAMHLPHTQGAFARRVALPTRMLRPVAASLDLRTAALAEPAAVAWRAVRRAGDVRGRSVAVIGAGPIGQLVAAVAARDGASRITLTDLEPAALALARARGADVLDARDDAAIAALHADVVVESSGTVPGLWAAVSAAARGGTVVLLGLQRAGEVPTPIATAISRELSLLGSFRFGDELDEVIDALGDGSLNVDGIISHVRPATDARDAFALAGDPALSCKVLLDFTTGE
- a CDS encoding DUF4166 domain-containing protein codes for the protein MTAGDGIFVRALGDDFARLHPQLQRRFGVGVAAGYGCIGRGVMTELRRGAWWTVPFLRFGTLRNIMFPERARDVPFRIDNHPYIDGYGRETVTFVRTMQVSPRRRRRFDATMIHSAQRGGIVDYLGSHQHLAVDLELSVTREGALRLRSHGQRFYEGPLAFRFPMLLSGRADLTERYDDDRGCFVIDLEVRNRWFGRLFGYRGEFTCTYPPASDIPETVKPYREERRE
- the pth gene encoding aminoacyl-tRNA hydrolase; translation: MVDTWLIVGLGNPGPRYAPTRHNIGQMVTDELARRRGETFREHRAGARVVETWLRPGSDKLVLAKPNSFMNVSGTPVAALARFYSVTPERTVIVHDELDIPFDTLRLKTGGGHGGHNGVRDVARALGTPDFPRVRVGVGRPSGRQDPADWVLSPFGKDERDTLPVLVSDAADAVELLVGEGLLAAQQKHHAPR
- a CDS encoding DUF4166 domain-containing protein, with product MTARRSVFLAALGAHADSLAPEVREYVAGPPEGMIGVGTGVFEIAGSPWRWMLHLARPLVGPGLLVPRREHDVPFELVERATIGANGARALVATRTFRFRGGEERFDDVLHIGREPGTLVNTVGDLGRIEVLLDVTVTTQGALRLTTRASRVRLLGRVIRLPRLLGIDGVVENGYDPVHERRTIAAVMRSPLFGTVMEYRGWFRYEPRAEPDRPSGQKE
- the trpS gene encoding tryptophan--tRNA ligase; this encodes MTKPRLYSGMQPSADSLQIGNYIGALLQWRDLQGSYDAFFSVVDLHALTVAQDPAALREKTRRTAAQYIAAGIEPSQSTLYVQSHVRAHAELAWILSTITGFGEAGRMTQFKDKSARYGQDATSVGLFTYPVLMAADILLYQTDVVPVGDDQKQHVELTRDLAERFNSRFGEAFVVPMPVIQKETARIYDLQNPTSKMSKSAESDAGVLWMLDDPAKSAKKIMRAVTDNEGSVRFDRENKPGVSNLLTIYAALTGRQIAAIEDEYAGRGYGDFKKGLAEVVVSEFEPVRTRALELLDDPAELDRILAANAERADAVADATLADVYDKVGLLRRV
- a CDS encoding 50S ribosomal protein L25/general stress protein Ctc; this encodes MSEDTKVHAEVREQFGKGFARRLRAAGKIPAVIYGHGTDPVHVALPGHQVSLIIRRANALLELEVDGKDHLALVKDVQKDPVRQIIEHIDLLVVRKGEKVQVEVPVVTTGESFSGTIVTVEVSTIKLEVEATHIPEHVEVSVEGLEEGAHITAADVTLPKGATLIDDPELLLIAVSVPAAEVEAEGEEAADAAEGETAAADEAAAE
- a CDS encoding gluconokinase translates to MRIVVMGPSGSGKSTVGQALADATGARFVDGDDLHPPANVAKMSAGIPLDDDDRHPWLRLVGMTLGESDHMVIACSALRRRYRDLIRAEAPDVLFAELAIDRTVLEERMRTRAHFMPTSLLDSQLETLESLHPDECGVQIDGSAEVGEAVAHIADVARTTLPASRRTA